From one Triticum urartu cultivar G1812 chromosome 3, Tu2.1, whole genome shotgun sequence genomic stretch:
- the LOC125546891 gene encoding chromatin assembly factor 1 subunit A-like — MPSWNDEETSSEEDCEVVSMDMGLMEEPDTTVEPLFCGQLELAHPKCILHQMRPIKRVAFEGPLTGRRFYGCPVQENGVNCGVVEWVDGPWPTVLQRCLCKLWEMFHEQNFGRVQDKEKFEKELARLKSEHERELAKLRAENDKLCIEYTKLVDDVSKMFDWQDGRVDKKVHQKQVKEEEELEKKKKELEEKAMLEVQMEKLKLAKEQRCILQSQADIIKNTRKAMKDVQVDRDVLKKEKAKLELVVAELLKEGYGSKKKIEQIKAILDS, encoded by the exons ATGCCTTCCTGGAACGACGAGGAAACTAGCTCGGAGGAGGACTGCGAGGTCGTCAGCATGGACATGGGACTTATG GAGGAACCAGACACCACTGTGGAGCCCCTTTTCTGTGGCCAACTTGAGCTTGCTCATCCCAAGTGCATTCTGCATCAAATGAGGCCTATTAAGCGTGTTGCTTTTGAAGGGCCTTTAACAGGAAGGCGTTTCTATGGCTGCCCAGTCCAG GAAAATGGTGTGAATTGTGGTGTTGTAGAGTGGGTTGATGGGCCTTGGCCAACTGTTCTTCAGAGATGTTTGTGCAAGCTATGGGAGATGTTCCATGAGCAGAACTTTGGAAGGGTACAGGACAAGGAGAAGTTTGAGAAGGAGTTGGCCAGGCTTAAGAGTGAACATGAAAGGGAGTTGGCCAAGCTTAGGGCTGAAAATGACAAGCTTTGCATTGAGTACACCAAGCTTGTTGATGATGTATCCAAGATGTTTGATTGGCAGGATGGTAGGGTGGACAAGAAGGTGCACCAGAAACAAGTGAAGGAGGAGGAAGAActtgagaagaagaagaaggagctaGAGGAGAAAGCTATGTTGGAGGTGCAGATGGAAAAGCTCAAACTTGCAAAAGAGCAGAGGTGCATTTTGCAGAGCCAAGCTGATATCATCAAGAACACCAGGAAGGCTATGAAGGATGTTCAAGTTGACAGAGATGTTCttaagaaggagaaggcaaagctTGAGCTTGTT
- the LOC125548524 gene encoding protein STRICTOSIDINE SYNTHASE-LIKE 10-like, with protein sequence MTMGRNLAAVLVVLACLVSLASAQQVKTTDTRWSYRLPLPDGVSGAESLAFAGKDGVYTGVSDGRVLRWGGSAAGWTTFAYNANYRKIPLCSDSGVPSEQKESICGRPLGVRFNRKTGELYIADAYLGLMKVGPEGGEAQVLATEANGIPFHFLNGLDVDQATGDVYFTDSSANYPRRFNTEIIMNADATGRLLKYDARTKLVTVLKAELPYPNGVALSRDRTHLVVAHTVPCQAFRYWLKGPKAGQYELFADLPGYPDNVRRDGQGGFWVALNQEKARLNATAAPVKHLVGVRLGADGVEVEELTAARGVTLSEVAEQNGNKLWLGSVELDYVGLFV encoded by the exons ATGACGATGGGGCGCAACTTGGCGGCGGTGCTCGTCGTGCTTGCCTGCCTCGTTTCCCTCGCGTCGGCGCAGCAGGTCAAGACGACGGACACGCGGTGGAGCTACCGTCTGCCGCTGCCCgacggcgtcagcggcgccgagAGCCTCGCGTTCGCCGGCAAGGACGGGGTCTACACCGGCGTCTCCGACGGGCGCGTTCTCAGGTGGGGCGGGAGCGCCGCCGGCTGGACCACCTTCGCCTACAATGCCAACTACAG GAAAATTCCTCTGTGCTCGGATTCTGGGGTGCCGTCGGAACAAAAGGAGAGCATATGCGGGCGGCCGCTGGGTGTCCGGTTCAACAGGAAGACCGGCGAGCTCTACATCGCCGACGCCTACTTGGGGCTCATGAAGGTCGGCCCGgaaggcggcgaagcccaggtgCTAGCGACGGAGGCGAACGGCATCCCCTTCCACTTCCTCAACGGCCTCGACGTTGATCAGGCGACCGGCGATGTCTACTTCACCGACAGCAGCGCCAACTACCCCCGGAG GTTCAACACGGAGATCATCATGAACGCCGACGCGACCGGCCGCCTGCTCAAGTACGACGCGCGCACGAAGCTCGTCACGGTGCTCAAGGCGGAGCTGCCGTACCCGAACGGCGTCGCGCTCAGCCGTGACAGGACGCACCTGGTGGTGGCGCACACGGTGCCGTGCCAGGCGTTCCGGTACTGGCTCAAGGGGCCCAAGGCCGGGCAGTACGAGCTCTTCGCCGACCTGCCGGGGTACCCGGACAACGTGAGGCGCGACGGGCAGGGCGGTTTCTGGGTGGCGCTCAACCAGGAGAAGGCGCGGCTCAACGCGACGGCGGCTCCGGTGAAGCACTTGGTCGGCGTCCGTCTCGGCGCCGACGGCGTGGAGGTCGAGGAGCTGACGGCCGCCAGGGGCGTGACGCTCAGCGAGGTGGCTGAGCAGAACGGCAACAAGCTGTGGCTGGGCTCCGTCGAGCTTGATTATGTAGGCCTCTTCGTTTGA
- the LOC125544468 gene encoding zinc finger BED domain-containing protein RICESLEEPER 2-like, with product MLAPAAMEVPIDGTVSTTLASVNAVHNPRARKLRSAVWQDFTKERRADGNCVAICNHCKKQLTATSRSGTTHLRNHLAICTTTSTRRAGKRRKLIVRRILHNKTSTGQPGDGHASGEDNDNDSTHFDQELSRQDLARMIVQHGYRFSIVDDLGFRKFVKNLQPQFSMVSYDIVRADSMAIYESERLKLQDVLLKTPCRVSMSVDMWRSSTQMDYLCLTCHYIDHSGDEWKLRKKILNFVHVEEHFTANQIANLILEKLQQWGIERKVASVVLDNCTNGDIVAAELLRVMQPRRLLLLNGNLFHVRSCAHILNLTVEESLEQTSDIINRVREMIQNVKFSQERLQKFLDTAKLLQIDQKLLVLDSPNNWPSTYLMFDSACYYHDVLVRLAEQEANYAAFLTAKEWADVKALTEILDALNNTMEKFPVEIPTANLYFNDMCEIQVLLNTWRNSPSPVVAQVAGRMLKKFEGYWDLTRPVMAFASILDPRYKMKSIEYFFQLIYGNDQFTAKATIEAIKQSFTSLCNEYEHSADSLKNPAVLFYAGNSSSCMSSVYNTGNDSKTFSRITLSDARRGLDQYIQESSSGQSFKSDLDLYLEEAVYRQKEGNQDNFDILGWWKSFAAKYPVLSQMARDILAIPVSIIPLDSEARVLNEYLSTMDPSTVEGLVCAQDWLRGDTEVANSDGHADDKVPRGDELIVAPN from the exons ATGCTGGCACCGGCAGCGATGGAAGTGCCGATTGATGGCACGGTGAGCACCACGCTCGCGTCTGTGAATGCAGTGCACAATCCACGGGCACGCAAGTTGCGGTCAGCTGTTTGGCAGGACTTCACCAAGGAGCGCCGTGCCGACGGCAATTGTGTTGCTATCTGTAACCATTGCAAGAAGCAGCTCACAGCAACCAGCCGGTCAGGCACCACACACCTGCGCAACCACCTTGCGATATGCACCACCACCTCTACACGCCGTGCTGGTAAGCGTCGGAAGCTGATTGTACGCCGTATTCTCCACAACAAAACATCCACTGGGCAGCCTGGCGATGGACATGCCTCTGGTGAGGACAATGACAATGATAGCACACACTTTGATCAAGAACTCAGCCGGCAAGACCTTGCCCGTATGATTGTCCAGCATGGCTACCGGTTCTCCATAGTGGATGATCTGGGGTTTCGAAAGTTCGTCAAGAATCTCCAGCCACAGTTTAGCATGGTCTCATATGACATAGTGAGAGCTGATAGCATGGCAATTTATGAAAGTGAGAGGCTGAAGCTGCAGGATGTGCTCCTCAAAACCCCTTGTCGGGTTAGCATGTCAGTTGATATGTGGCGATCGAGTACACAGATGGACTACTTGTGTTTGACCTGCCACTACATTGATCATTCCGGCGATGAATGGAAACTTAGGAAAAAAATTCTTAACTTTGTGCATGTCGAGGAACATTTTACAGCCAATCAGATTGCCAATCTCATTCTGGAGAAGTTGCAACAGTGGGGTATTGAAAGGAAGGTAGCTTCTGTTGTGCTAGACAATTGCACCAATGGTGACATTGTTGCCGCAGAACTTCTCAGAGTTATGCAGCCTAGGAGACTTCTCCTATTAAACGGAAATTTGTTCCATGTGCGCTCTTGTGCACATATTCTGAATCTCACAGTTGAAGAAAGCTTGGAACAGACATCTGACATAATTAATAGAGTCCGTGAGATGATTCAGAATGTCAAGTTCTCACAAGAAAGGCTTCAAAAGTTTCTAGATACCGCAAAGCTGCTGCAGATTGACCAAAAACTGTTAGTTCTTGATTCTCCGAACAACTGGCCTTCCACTTACTTAATGTTTGATTCTGCATGCTATTATCACGATGTGCTTGTGCGCCTTGCAGAACAGGAAGCTAATTACGCTGCTTTCTTGACCGCTAAGGAGTGGGCTGATGTGAAAGCCCTCACTGAAATACTTGACGCGCTCAATAATACAATGGAGAAGTTTCCAGTGGAAATCCCAACCGCTAACCTATATTTCAATGACATGTGTGAGATCCAGGTTCTTTTGAACACCTGGCGCAATAGTCCATCTCCTGTTGTTGCACAAGTGGCTGGCCGAATGCTGAAAAAATTTGAGGGATACTGGGATCTTACTAGGCCAGTAATGGCATTTGCATCCATACTGGATCCTCGGTACAAGATGAAGTCAATTGAGTATTTTTTTCAGCTGATTTATGGAAATGACCAATTTACAGCAAAGGCAACAATAGAAGCCATCAAGCAAAGCTTTACCAGCCTGTGCAATGAGTATGAGCATTCAGCAGATTCATTGAAGAATCCAGCTGTTCTCTTCTACGCTGGAAACAGTAGTTCTTGCATGAGCTCTGTTTACAACACTGGAAATGACTCTAAGACCTTCTCTCGCATCACATTATCAGATGCCCGACGGGGACTTGATCAGTATATTCAGGAGTCATCGTCAGGCCAGTCCTTCAAGTCTGACTTGGACTTGTATCTTGAGGAAGCTGTCTATCGTCAAAAAGAAGGGAATCAAGATAATTTTGACATCCTTGGATGGTGGAAGTCTTTTGCGGCAAAGTATCCTGTCCTTTCTCAAATGGCCCGTGATATTCTTGCTATCCCTGTATCTATCATCCCACTGGACAGTGAAGCCCGGGTGCTGAATGAGTATCTCAGTACTATGGACCCTTCAACGGTTGAGGGATTAGTCTGCGCGCAAGATTGGTTACGTGGAGACACAGAAG TTGCTAATTCAGATGGCCATGCAGATGATAAAGTGCCACGTGGCGACGAACTTATTGTGGCACCGAATTAG